A single region of the Microtus ochrogaster isolate Prairie Vole_2 chromosome 2, MicOch1.0, whole genome shotgun sequence genome encodes:
- the Anapc7 gene encoding anaphase-promoting complex subunit 7, producing the protein MSVIDHVRDMAAAGLHSNVRLLSSLLLTMSNNNPELFSPSQKYQLLVYHADSLFHDKEYRNAVSKYTMALQQKKALSKTSKVRPSTGNSASTPQSQCLPSEIEVKYKMAECYTMLKLDKDAIAILDGIPSRQRTPKINMMLANLYKKAGQERPSVTSYKEVLRQCPLALDAILGLLSLSVKGAEVASMTMNVIQTVPNLDWLSVWIKAYAFVHTGDNSRAINTICSLEKKSLLRDNVDLLGSLADLYFRAGDSKNSVLKFEQAQMLDPYLIKGMDVYGYLLAREGRLEDVENLGCRLFNISDQHAEPWVVSGCHSFYSKRYSRALYLGAKAIQLNSNSVQALLLKGAALRNMGRVQEAIIHFREAIRLAPCRLDCYEGLIECYLASNSIREAMVMANNVYKTLGANAQTLTLLATVCLEDPVTQEKAKTLLDKALAQRPDYVKAVVKKAELLSREQKYEDGIALLRNALANQSDCVLHRILGDFLVAVNEYQEAMDQYSIALSLDPNDQKSLEGMQKMEKEESPTDATQEEDVDDMEGSGEEGDLEGSDSEAAQWADQEQWFGMQ; encoded by the exons tgaGCTGTTTTCCCCGTCTCAAAAGTACCAGCTTTTGGTGTATCATGCAGATTCTCTCTTTCACGATAAGGAGTACCGTAATGCTGTGAGTAAGTATACCATGGCTTTACAGCAGAAGAAAGCCTTGAGTAAAACTTCAAAAGTGAGACCTTCAACTGGAAATTCTGCGTCTACTCCACAGAGCCAG TGTCTTCCTTCTGAAATTGAAGTGAAATACAAAATGGCTGAGTGTTATACAATGCTGAAACTAGACAAAGATGCCATCGCTATACTTGACGGGATTCCTTCAAGACAGAGAACTCCTAAA ATAAACATGATGTTGGCAAACCTGTACAAGAAAGCTGGTCAGGAACGCCCATCAGTCACCAGCTATAAGGAGGTCCTGCGGCAGTGCCCCTTGGCCCTTGACGCCATTCTAG GTTTATTATCCCTTTCTGTAAAAGGCGCGGAAGTGGCATCAATGACGATGAATGTGATCCAGACTGTGCCCAACCTGGACTGGCTGTCTGTGTGGATTAAAGCATATGCTTTTGTGCACACTGGAGACAACTCGAGAGCAATCAACACCATCTG TTCACTGGAGAAAAAATCCTTACTGCGAGACAACGTGGACCTGCTTGGGAGCTTGGCAGACCTGTACTTCAGAGCAGGAGACAGTAAGAACTCCGTCCTCAAGTTTGAACAGGCGCAGATGTTGGATCCTTATCTGATAAAAG GAATGGATGTTTATGGCTACCTCCTGGCACGAGAAGGGCGGCTAGAGGATGTGGAGAACCTTGGCTGCCGCCTTTTCAACATTTCAGATCAGCACGCGGAGCCCTGGGTGGTCTCTGG ATGCCATAGCTTCTATAGCAAGCGCTACTCTCGGGCCCTGTACCTGGGTGCCAAGGCCATTCAGCTGAACAGCAACAGTGTCCAAGCTCTGCTCCTCAAAGGAGCAGCACTCAGGAACATGGGCAGAGTCCAGGAAGCTATCATACATTTTCGGGAGGCCATAAGGCTCGCCCCTTGTCGCTTAGACTGTTATGAAG gtCTCATAGAATGTTACTTAGCTTCGAACAGCATTCGAGAAGCAATGGTGATGGCCAACAATGTTTACAAAACTCTAGGTGCAAATGCGCAGACTCTTACCCTCTTAGCCACCGTGTGTCTGGAAGATCCAGTGACGCAGGAGAAAGCCAAAACTTTGTTAGATAAAGCACTGGCTCAGAGGCCGGACTATGTGAAGGCTGTCGTGAAAAAGGCAGAGCTGCTCA GCAGGGAACAGAAATATGAAGATGGAATTGCTCTGTTGAGGAATGCCCTGGCCAATCAGAGCGACTGTGTCCTGCATCGGATCCTGGGGGACTTCCTAGTAGCTGTGAACGAATACCAGGAAGCAATGGACCAGTACAGTATAGCACTGAG TTTGGACCCCAATGACCAGAAGTCTCTAGAGGGCAtgcagaagatggagaaggaggagagtcCCACGGATGCTACCCAGGAGGAAGATGTGGATGACATGGAAGGGAGTGGGGAAGAAGGGGACCTGGAGGGCAGCGACAGTGAGGCCGCCCAGTGGGCTGACCAGGAGCAGTGGTTTGGCATGCAGTGA